The Epinephelus fuscoguttatus linkage group LG7, E.fuscoguttatus.final_Chr_v1 DNA window AGCTGAACGCCACGTAGGGCGTTTTCTCCTGGAGGTCCTCCTTTTTCTGCAGGGCCACAAAGTCCCCGAAGCCGATGGTGGTGAGCGTGATGAAGCAGTAGTAGTATGCATGGAAGAAGCTCCATCCCTCGAAGTGAGCGAAGGCTGTGGCCCCGACGCACAGTGTCCCAATGCAGGACAGGAAGCCCACCAGGACCATGTTCTCCATGGACACCTCAGTGTGTCGACAGCCCAGACACTGCTTCGCTTTGTGTAGGAGATAGCGCACAAATGTGTTCATCCTTTCACCCAGGCTCTGGAACATGACCAGGGTGAGAGGGATTCCCAGCACAGCATAGAACATGCAGAAGACCTTTCCTGCGTCTGTGCCTGGTGCTGCATGTCCATAACCTTAATGCAGAGAGAGGGAAATGAGAGGTGGCTGTAGTGTAGCAACACAGCAGGGATcagttgtatttttattttaattagtcTGCAGTCAAATGATGAAGCAGTAAATAAAATGCTCCTCTGTAAATAGCAGCAGAGTTAATCATCCAGAATCTCTAAAGATAGAAGCATTGCATCAACTTACCAATGGTGGTGATGACTGTGATGGCAAAGTAGAAAGAGCCAGCAAATTTCCACTGTCTCCCGGCGCGATGGGGCTCAGCTTGCAGCACCACTCGCTCGATTTCGCGGTAGTCGTCCTCGGAGAAGCGGTACTTCTTCTTCATCTCGCTGCGCTTCTGCTCCAAGATGCGCCTGCGGGAGCTCTCCGTCTCGGACTCCAGCGCGTCAAACACCGCGGCGCCGACCAGCAAGTAGGAGAACATGCAGAGGATGAGCGACAGGGTCCGGACGTTTTGCTTCTTCATCCTCGGCGTCGGCGTGAAAGTGTGGGAGCAGACAGGCACAGTTACAGGTGGTAGTCTTCCTCAGCGTAGACTCCACATTGGTGTTGGAGCCTGTTGCGTGAGACGTAGTAGCAGGAGAGGCGTGTGGGGAGATAAAACCAGGAAATCTGTGTCGGCAGCTTCAGATGTCttgtttatgtaaaaaaaaaaatgaataaaaaaaagaggcgcatatcctgctgtgtgtgttgagaGCGATCGATGCTCTCCACACCGTCATCTGTTTAAGCAAGTCCTCAGCTCGCCTCCTCGCATGCGCACAGCAGACCCAAATAAAAAGCtgtgtgtaatgtaatgtgatgtaTGAATAAGACACATAGTAGCCTAAGCTTTGGCACCGATGCTCAGTCTTCTTATCACAGCTGTGTGCAACAAGTGAAGTCCCGACTCGACCCGGCAGATACCAATCTGACATGAGGAGGGgggttcagcaccgcggacagagACCAGCAGGGTCCACATCTCAACTGGCCTCGAAACTGCGCAGCCAAGGAGGAGACATCCAGAGGCTGAGGGACATGGACAGACTGTCTCAGGCAGCAACACAGCATCACAAAGCTATCCTATATGTAAGTTCGTGGATCTGGAGCTCAGCTGAATATTGCCCAGTTAACATGCTGAAAACTAAATTGTTTTCTTAGTGTTAATTTGCACAAAACATCAGAAGATAAAACATGGATTGTGTTGGGCTTGTAAAGAcatctaataaataaataaaataaaataaataaaactaaaattcGTTTAACCAACTATTGAAGAAATCagctcaaaaataaataatgaacatgggtggattatgagataATGAGTCCCTGGGCACAGAtgtgcaaagggccccaccacctctcatccctttgttgtctttattcatctttttgtgagtttgtgtcacactgtagttgttttgtgtctctttgagtccattttctgttttatttggtcattttatgtctccttgtggttgttttgccatCATCTTAagttattctgtgtctctttgtagtcaatTCATGTCCTtttgtggttgttctgtgtctccttgtggttgttttgcccacaTTTAAAATTATGTGGTGTCACTTTGCAGTTACTTTGCACCTTTTAGTGTCTcattagctatgtttccatccaaaagtgattcgaatcattgggaaatgcgcattataagaaatacgaatcctgtgtgtacggactttggtgaaaactacgaactcgcgcgagttttccgcagaaccggaaacaaaacaagtctcacattcttcttcttcttcttcttcttcttcttcttcttcttcttcttctatgttttctggcggttggcaaccagcttgtaaatgcattaccgccttcccgacccggagtgtggatgtCGCTATGGACAGAGGTGTgttacgtcagacttaattcgaacataacagTTTCCATCCCCCATtctgcgaatcaacattttttcgaattaaccaaaacccggctaaagcgagcatattttagtttgtgcgaatcaggggattttaattcacattttggcatttccatcataattttccgatgcgatacttctagatgcgcatctaaacaggctgatggaaacatggctagtgtagtcagtttgtgtctcttcgaAGTACCTTTGTGTCttatttggttgttttgtgtcttgtggtcattttatgtctctttgagctAGTGTTGTGTCTTATTAGCTTGTATTGCATCTCATGCCTCCTTGTGGATGTTTTGTCCAcatttgaagttattttgtgtcttt harbors:
- the kcnk15 gene encoding potassium channel subfamily K member 15; amino-acid sequence: MKKQNVRTLSLILCMFSYLLVGAAVFDALESETESSRRRILEQKRSEMKKKYRFSEDDYREIERVVLQAEPHRAGRQWKFAGSFYFAITVITTIGYGHAAPGTDAGKVFCMFYAVLGIPLTLVMFQSLGERMNTFVRYLLHKAKQCLGCRHTEVSMENMVLVGFLSCIGTLCVGATAFAHFEGWSFFHAYYYCFITLTTIGFGDFVALQKKEDLQEKTPYVAFSFMYILVGLTVIGAFLNLVVLRFLTMNTEDERRDAQERASLKRDRGLLDGTVGLHGVGDQNRGSHRDRNRSNTVHSRSHSTLFLPMEEGTSRTNLIASPAEDQERRESPCRHRLHFQIKAGRRRPNSSLSSLCSCVCYRLGICDSPLMSHSEHHGCHINSVYYNSVSYRIQSCSPGSRDNTGLSSPGSTLSPGHSFREFPRSRRKSV